The following nucleotide sequence is from Cellvibrio sp. PSBB006.
CAAAGGTCTGGCAGTGCGCAGTGGACTGTTTATCAGCGCGATCTCGCATTTATTTTTAGCTTTCTGGGCGACGATGTTATTGCTGGGTGAAGAAAGCAGTAGCGACGCCAGCGGCGGCGGTATGCAGGAAAACGGTCAGGCTTTTTTGCAAACCGATATCGGCCAGATGGTGCTCGGCATCGTCGGTTTAATTGTTATCGGCGTCGGTTTTGCGCATATGTATAAAGGCTGGCAGAGTCGCTTTGAGCGCTACATGGATATTCCCGGAAACCAACAACAATGGGCGCGACCTGTGTGCCGATTCGGTTTGATCGCGCGCGGCATTGTGTGGTGTATCGTCGGCTGGTTTTTGGCTCGCTCTGCATTGCTCGCGGGCAGTGGCGACATAAAAGGCATTGCCGAGGCGCTGGATACTTTGCGCAACACCACCTATGGAATCTGGTTATTCAGTATTGTTGCGGCCGGCCTGGTGGCGTTTGGTGTGTACAGTGTGCTGGAAGCCTTGTATCGACGAATCAATACCGATTAACACATAAGAATTACGCAAAACCATCGTTTTATCCAGAGCCGTTTCCAGAAAAACAAAGTCCGATCTAGGATTCCGCACAAGTCCATGCTTAAATTGAACGTTCGGATATACAGGGAATATCAGCAATGGTGAAGGCAATCCCTGAATCACTATAAATAAACATCGACTTGGGGATTTTTAATCATGTGGAGCCTGTTGCGGGTTTGTGCCGTGTTGGCACTGGGTTTTATTGCGTTAAATGGTTATGCAGCCGACGTTGCTATTAAAAAGTTATATAAAAGCAAATGGCTTCAATTGGAAACCGAGAACTTTATTGTCCTCACCGATGCAAAGGAAAAACAAGCCAAAGACATGGCGCTGGAGCTTGAACATTTCCGCCACTTCACCGCGTTCCTGCTGGGCTATGAACAACATCCGCTTAACCAAAAAGTCCCGGTCATCCTGGCCAAAAATAGAAGCTCATTTAAATCCATGGGCTTTTTCGACAACCTCGCTGGTATCTTTGTACAAAACCATGGCTACGTTATTTTTGCCCGCGCCGATGGTTTTAAGTCTTCCGCGCAGGGCAAAGGTAATTGGGGGCGCGCCGTGGTGTTGCATGAGCTGATGCATCTGCTGGTTAACAACTCGTCTTTGGAGTTCGCCCGCCCATTTTGGTACAACGAAGGTATTGCTGAATATTTCGGAACCTATCTGGAAAAGGACGGCCATGTCATCCTCGGGGACATGAGTGTACTTGGTGACCGGTTTTATACCATGTTGACCCGCAACGGCGGCGGTTTTGAAGGCATAGATTCAGAGTCATTACTCAAGACGCGACAAGCCGACCTGGAATTTCACGAAAAGATGAACAATCAACAAAGCCGTGAATACAGTAAATTTTATGCGCGCTCGGCAGCGGTGGTGCATTATCTCAACAGTGACCCGGCAAGGCGTCAGCAACTTTACAGATACCTCGCACTGATCGACAAGGGACATTCAGTCGATGATAGTTTTGCTTATATCTTTGAGATGTCTTATGCCGAGTTCGACAAAAATGTCGCCGACTACATATTCGGCAAATATGTCCTGGCACGCACCTTTCCTATCGGGCCGGGTGGCATTGAGTTTCCTGAAACATCCTATACCGTTAGAAAAGTGCCACAGCGGGAATCCATGGAAACCTTGTTCGGCAAGATCATGATGCTGCCCAGAAATATTGTTTCTGATGAAGACCGGGAAAATATGTATCAGGATCTTGAAAAGATCTATCCCGATTTCTTTGCGCAAAAAGAATAGCAAAAAAATATTCTCATCGGTTGACAGCACAAAAAATCGGCGTATTATCGCCAACAATTTTTCGGGCCAAGCCCATTTACCCATCACAGAGGAGTACTCGTTAATGTCTTATGTAGGAAAACAATTCGACTAACACCTTTCGAGTACTCAGGCTTGGAAGGTCATTTACAAAACCTTCCAGGTCAGGCAACTACAAAGCCCTGATCAGGTCACTGTTCAGGGCTTTTTCTTTTGGCTCCGGTTGGTTTGATTTATAGATACCCCCTATTGGTAGGTAAAGTCATGCCTGTAAAAATTGAGTTAAACAAAAACGCGAGCAACGGCATTAAGCCGGTAAAGATTTACACCAACAACATCGAGCAATCTGCGATTACGCAACTGAAACAAATCGCGCAATTACCGATTGTGCATTCACACGTTGCCGCCATGCCCGATGTTCATACCGGCATCGGTGCCACAGTGGGTTCGGTAATCCCGACACTCAACGCGATTATTCCCGCCGCCGTTGGTGTGGATATCGGTTGCGGTATGAGTGCGGTGCGGTTATCGGTGAAGTCTTCGCAACTGCCGGATAATTTATCGCCCATGCGCAGCGCCATCGAGCGCGCCGTACCGGTCGGCATGCAGGCGCATAAAACGGTGAGCGTGCGCGGGAGTGCGTGCAAACAATTGGCACCGGGTGTGGAGTGGTTATTTGAAAAACATCCGGCTGTAATGAAGATGCTCAACCAACCGCACACCATCTGGACCAAGCAACTGGGCACGCTCGGCAGCGGCAATCACTTTATTGAAGTGTGCGTCGATGAAAACAAGGATGTGTGGGTAATGTTGCATTCCGGCAGCCGTGGCATTGGCAATGCGATTGGCCGTTACTTTATCGCGCTTGCGAAAAAAGATATGGGAAAACACATCCACAACCTGCCCGACAAAGACCTCGCCTACTTCACCGAAGGCAGCGAGTATTTTGTGGATTACGTGGCCGCGGTGAATTGGGCACAGGAATACGCGCGGCTTAACCGCGATGAAATGATGGGCCTGGTGTTGCGCGCTATTGCGCCCTTCCTGCCACCGTTTCGCACGGATCGCCACGCGATAAATTGCCATCACAATTACGTCAGCCGCGAAACACATTACGGCGCGGACGTGATGGTAACGCGCAAAGGCGCCATCAGCGCACGGGACGGCGAACTGGGCATTATCCCCGGCAGCATGGGAGCCAAATCCTATATTGTTAAAGGAAAAGGCAACCCGGAATCGTTTTGTTCCTGCGCCCACGGCGCTGGCCGAACCATGAGTCGTACCGCCGCGCGCAATAAATTTCGCGTAAGCGATTTAGTACAACAAACCAAAGGCGTTGAATGCCGGAAAGATAAAGGAGTGATTGATGAAATACCCTCGGCCTACAAGGATATTGATACCGTAATGGAAAACCAGTCGGATCTGGTTGAGGTGGTGCATACGTTAAAGCAGGTTATGTGCATTAAAGGATGAGCCACACATATTCATCATGACATCGCTCCTACAGCGTGACGCAAGAGAGCGACACAAGGAAACGACCATGCAAGAACAACTAGTTGAAGAAATTATTGCCTGTTTACCGCAACACCGAAGTTTATTTTCCTACTACAAGGACCAGTACGCGGTGTATTTACTACAACGTTTATGCCAGCACGCACCGGAGGATGTAAAACGCTTGCGGCAATCCCGCTGGGGCAAGCTGCTTAACAAGCCTTTGTTGAACGATGCACTCAAGTACGCGGGCCAGGGAAAATTGGCAGCGGAACACCTGGATTATTTGTGGGCCGCCAACCCGGAGCATTATGTGCTGACACTCGGGCGCTGGGGCGAAAAGCGTCGCTATGATTGGGCACAGACCTCGCGCCCCGGTGCCAACCTGGTGTTGCAGTTAAATTTGAAAAGCGAATACGACCGAGCGTTTCAAGCCATGGCCGGTTGCACAGCCAACGACTTTACCTCGGCAGTGCATCCCTCCAGCCACAAACGCGCAGCGACACTCGCGTGGGCGCGACTGGATGTGGACTTTGTTACAGGTGAAGTGTTGATTGAAGAAATTCAATCGGATTTGATGCGCGACC
It contains:
- a CDS encoding RtcB family protein — its product is MPVKIELNKNASNGIKPVKIYTNNIEQSAITQLKQIAQLPIVHSHVAAMPDVHTGIGATVGSVIPTLNAIIPAAVGVDIGCGMSAVRLSVKSSQLPDNLSPMRSAIERAVPVGMQAHKTVSVRGSACKQLAPGVEWLFEKHPAVMKMLNQPHTIWTKQLGTLGSGNHFIEVCVDENKDVWVMLHSGSRGIGNAIGRYFIALAKKDMGKHIHNLPDKDLAYFTEGSEYFVDYVAAVNWAQEYARLNRDEMMGLVLRAIAPFLPPFRTDRHAINCHHNYVSRETHYGADVMVTRKGAISARDGELGIIPGSMGAKSYIVKGKGNPESFCSCAHGAGRTMSRTAARNKFRVSDLVQQTKGVECRKDKGVIDEIPSAYKDIDTVMENQSDLVEVVHTLKQVMCIKG
- a CDS encoding DUF1206 domain-containing protein, giving the protein MEHIATSKNFKTLARMGYGARGVVYLMIGGLALLTAFGEGGKTTDSRGAITEIMQQPFGEILLTILIIGLLGYVVWRFTQAVKDADGHGNDPKGLAVRSGLFISAISHLFLAFWATMLLLGEESSSDASGGGMQENGQAFLQTDIGQMVLGIVGLIVIGVGFAHMYKGWQSRFERYMDIPGNQQQWARPVCRFGLIARGIVWCIVGWFLARSALLAGSGDIKGIAEALDTLRNTTYGIWLFSIVAAGLVAFGVYSVLEALYRRINTD